The proteins below come from a single Rosa rugosa chromosome 2, drRosRugo1.1, whole genome shotgun sequence genomic window:
- the LOC133732515 gene encoding gibberellin 2-beta-dioxygenase 6-like, with protein MSFESYPPPFRNLLQPPLSSPAQILDSGWGALNSDPIPVVDLQCLELGDCKLLEEPCKQWGLFRLVNHGVPESLLSQVQDYARTLFSLTFESKQALIVSPLSYFWGTPALTPTGAALSAEKLQNINLVEGLNVPLSQLPRFQTDDPRIASFCHVLEEYGRHLARIGRTLFKGMSTSLSLDPIEYESNLSESTGLVRVYRYPHWPSKYKKENKSAWGMDVHTDSSVLSILNQDEVGGLEVLKDNQWFTVKPIRNTLVVNLGDMMQAISDDEYTSVKHRVKVNEYRERISICYFVFPGENSVIRSSNYKPFTYRDFQEQVQKDIKTVGYKVGLNRFKLRDAC; from the exons ATGAGCTTCGAATCTTACCCTCCTCCATTTCGCAACCTACTCCAACCGCCACTGAGCAGCCCGGCCCAGATCCTCGATTCGGGATGGGGTGCCCTTAACTCGGATCCTATACCCGTCGTGGATCTTCAGTGCCTTGAGCTTGGGGACTGCAAGCTTCTTGAGGAGCCTTGTAAGCAATGGGGACTTTTTCGTTTGGTCAACCACGGAGTTCCTGAAAGTCTTTTGAGTCAAGTACAGGACTATGCCAGAACGCTTTTTTCTCTTACCTTTGAATCCAAACAGGCCCTTATTGTTAGCCCTCTGTCTTACTTCTGGGGTACCCCTGCCCTTACTCCAACTGGGGCGGCGTTATCGGCCGAAAAACTCCAGAATATCAATTTGGTCGAAGGTCTCAACGTCCCTCTGAGTCAACTGCCTCGATTTCAAACTGACGATCCTAGAATTGCTTCTTTCTG CCATGTGCTAGAAGAATATGGGAGGCATCTAGCTAGAATTGGCAGAACCCTATTTAAAGGTATGTCCACGAGCCTGAGTTTGGATCCAATAGAATACGAGTCAAATTTATCAGAATCTACTGGTTTAGTACGTGTATACCGCTACCCACATTGGCCTTCGAAATATAAGAAAGAAAACAAGTCTGCATGGGGAATGGACGTGCACACTGACAGTTCCGTGCTGTCCATACTGAACCAGGACGAGGTCGGTGGCCTTGAAGTGCTCAAAGACAATCAGTGGTTCACTGTGAAACCCATTCGCAACACTCTGGTCGTCAATCTTGGAGATATGATGCAG GCGATAAGCGATGATGAATACACAAGTGTGAAACACAGGGTAAAGGTGAACGAATACAGAGAGCGCATTTCAATTTGCTACTTTGTGTTTCCTGGCGAAAACAGTGTGATTCGAAGCTCAAACTACAAACCTTTTACTTACAGGGATTTTCAAGAACAAGTGCAGAAAGACATAAAGACTGTTGGCTATAAGGTTGGCCTTAACAGATTCAAGCTTAGAGATGCTTGTTAA